CCGCGCGCCTTAAGCGGTTAAATGACGAAAACCTGTCGAATTGGAATACATCGGTGTTAATTTGGCCTGTCAtactaattgtgtttgtttttatttcaggtaaatcAACCGGTATTATTTTGGAAGTGCGCGATAAAGTACTAGGTAACCAGTTAGATTCTGGTTCATGCAAAAAGGGCGGTCCATTGAACCAGAACGAATTGTTGATAAGCGCGTCAAGTTCAAGGCCGCGGCTAACTAAATCAGCTGCGTTATTCTTGCTACTTACATGTAACCACTGCGCGCTCCCGGTTAACTCGTTTATTTCCGACACTCTGTTTTGAACAAACGTTTTAAGCGTGTGGGGTGACATTCGGATCCACCCAAGAACGATTGTACTATCACACCAAAAATAAACAGAATCGAATTTCACTTTAAgcgatttcattatttttgagtaCAACCTAGCGGCTAACAGCGCGCCTAGCAATTCAAGTTTCGCGATACTGACGGATTTCAAGGGCGCGACTTTACTCTTAGAACACAACAGATGCAGTGTAATGACCTCATTATTATCTCCCGAAAGCGTACGCACATATGCACAGGCCCCATAGGCCGCTTGACTAGCATCACAAAAAAAGTGCAACTGTGTGCAGTGCGCATACGCATTCATTACATAACGAGGAATGCGGAGGCTATGTATGTGTTGTGTATGTGTGAGTATGTATGTACGCCAGGCTGATGCGACATCCTCAGGCACTTCCGAGTCCCAATCTAAGCGGCAAAGCCATAGTTTTTGGAGTAAAATTTTTGCAATGATTATGGCTGGCGAAAGTAGCCCGAGAGGGTCATACATTTGTGAAATGACTGATAATATTTTGCGCTTTGTTATCGGTTCGTTATTATTATCCTGTTGTATTTTTGCCGTGTAATGAAATTCGTCAGTGTTGTTAGTCCATCCTAAGCCGAGTGTTTTACGTGTTTGGGAGGTTAGCGAATCTGAATTACTTTCAGGAGCAGCAGACGGGTCTCTTCAATgacttgtttatattttaattttacaaattgtttttatttttaaattatattgaatgaaattaacaaaaatgaGAACGTTGGCGATTCCAtataaaatagcaaaaaaatcgCGAGAGCGGCTTGTGTGCCGTGTCGTATGAGGTCGTAAAGTGATGGCTATCGCCGCGCCCCCGCGCGGCCGTGCTTGGAACTCCGCCTCTTCTTGTGATGCCCGCTAGATGGCGTTAGACTCGCGAACATGCCCCCGGCCTTGAAAGCACCCGCTTTCAATGTGGTTGTGGTGATGTGGATGGGGTTGGCGCAGCTTCACTCTCTGGCGGCATCAAGAGAGGGCAAAGCTTAGTGAAAGCCCTGCGTATGACCCCGCTCGCTGTTTTTACGTCAGCGACGCGAGAAACTCCGTCGTTTCCTGTGAACAAAGCTACCACCCGTCCCAAACGCCATTTGAGGGGTGGTAGATTATCTTCCTTGACCAGAACTAGGGAGTTGTGAACGATATCCTGGCCGTGAGTCTGCCACTTCGTTCTGGTTTGCAGCTCAgaaatatattgttttgacCACCGCTGCCAAAAGTGTTGTCGCATTTTCTCCAGCATCTTGTAGCGTGGGAGCCGACCCGTCTCTGTCGTCAAGTCCTTGTAGGGCGGCGCTGTCAGCGGTCGGCCAATAAGGAAATGCGCTGGAGTTAATGCGGAAAGGTCGTTTGGGTCTGTGGAAAGAGGATGCATGGGTCTGGAATTCAGTAGGGCTTCGGACTGTGCCAAAACCGTGCTAAATTCCTCAAAAGTTAAATTCGCGTTGCCAATAACGCGCTTCAGGTGATATTTGCAAGACTGTACAGCTCTCTCACACAAACCTGACATATGTGGAGCATAAGGGGGGTTAAAATGCAAATTAATGTTATCATTAGCGGCGCACTCAATGATATTACTCGCGTTACCCTGTAGGAACGACGAAAGTTCTTTCATTGCCCCTACAAAGCAACGGCCATTGTCGGAATATATGACGCTAGGCTTACCACGGCGCGAAATGAAGCGTTTAAGTGCGAGTAGGTATCCTTCGGTACTAAGACTTGTGACCAAATCAAGATAAACCGCGCGCGTCGTGAAGCATACTATCAGACAGATGTAAGCCTTTTGAGGTTTAGCTCCCCTACCTCTACGATTAAGTACATATACTGGCCCCGCGTAGTCTACCCCGCAGCTCATAAAGGCGAACCCAGGTTCCAAACGTAATGAAGGTAAGTTACCCATAATAGGTGCAAACGTTTTCGCCTTCATGCGAATGCAGGTTACACAGGTGCGTACCACACGCTTTGCTAAATTAGTGCCTCCGAGAGGCCACCAGCAgtctttgatagtagcaagcaGAAGACTAGGTGGAGCATGCAGTAATCGTATGTGTTCACTCTGAAACAAAAGCTGTGTGAAATGATGTTTCGAACAAAGCAAAATCGGATGTTTTTTGTCGTATGTAAAACTAGTCGCATTACTAATACGACCACCGACCCTTATCAGACTATCTGTGTCtagaaatacatttaatttattaatccCGCGCGTGTGTTTAACAGGTAAGTTATTTATCATCTTATCATACTCAACAGGAAAAGATTTCATTTGCGAAAGACGCGCCAGCTGTTGCATCGATGCATTCAATTCGTAAACAGTCAGCGGGCCagttttacgatttattttgtttttaatgcgTGTGTTGTTTACAAATCGTAAAACATAAGCACCCGCGCGCCTTAAGCGGTTAAATGACGAAAACCTGTCGAATTGGAATACATCGGTGTTAATTTGGCCTGTCAtactaattgtgtttgtttttatttcaggtaaatcAACCGGTATTATTTTGGAAGTGCGCGATAAAGTACTAGGTAACCAGTTAGATTCTGGTTCATGCAAAAAGGGCGGTCCATTGAACCAGAACGAATTGTTGATAAGCGCGTCAAGTTCAAGGCCGCGGCTAACTAAATCAGCTGCGTTATTCTTGCTACTTACATGTAACCACTGCGCGCTCCCGGTTAACTCGTTTATTTCCGACACTCTGTTTTGAACAAACGTTTTAAGCGTGTGGGGTGACATTCGGATCCACCCAAGAACGATTGTACTATCACACCAAAAATAAACAGAATCGAATTTCACTTTAAgcgatttcattatttttgagtaCAACCTAGCGGCTAACAGCGCGCCTAGCAATTCAAGTTTCGCGATACTGACGGATTTCAAGGGCGCGACTTTACTCTTAGAACACAACAGATGCAGTGTAATGACCTCATTATTATCTCCCGAAAGCGTACGCACATATGCACAGGCCCCATAGGCCGCTTGACTAGCATCACAAAAAAAGTGCAACTGTGTGCAGTGCGCATACGCATTCATTACATAACGAGGAATGCGGAGGCTATGTATGTGTTGTGTATGTGTGAGTATGTATGTACGCCAGGCTGATGCGACATCCTCAGGCACTTCCGAGTCCCAATCTAAGCGGCAAAGCCATAGTTTTTGGAGTAAAATTTTTGCAATGATTATGGCTGGCGAAAGTAGCCCGAGAGGGTCATACATTTGTGAAATGACTGATAATATTTTGCGCTTTGTTATAGGTTCGTTATTATTATCCTGTTGTATTTTTGCCGTGTAATGAAATTCGTCAGTGTTGTTAGTCCATCCTAAGCCGAGTGTTTTACTTTGACAGTTATCGCCTAAACACAATTCACGTGACGTAATTTTTGACGAGGAAAATTGCGAAACGTCAAAGTTAAACACCCATTTTCGGAGTGGGAAACAGCCTGACTGCAGTACGTCGGTGACCTTTTCACAGATATCAATTAAAGCGTGTTTATCATTATTTCCTGTAATTAGGTCATCTACGTAGCAGTCTTCTAGTATAGTGCGAGAGACCGCTTCGTCAGCACATTCTTTTGCCAGCTGATTGAGACAGCGGATGGCCAGAAAGGCCCCAGAAGAAGTACCAAAAGTTACCGTGTTAAGTTGGTAAATATTTAGCGGCTCCGAAGGGTTCTCTCGCCACAAAATTAGTTGAAGGTTCCGTTGGTCTGGTTGAATAAGGACTTGCCTGTACATTTTTGCTACGTCTGCGCAGGCAACGTATCTATGCTCGCGAAAACGTAacaatatagaaaaaatatcgttttgTATGGTCGGCCCGACTAGTTGCAAATCGTTCAGGGATTTCCCAGAACTAGTGGGCATTGACCCATTAAAAACAACCCTTAAGCGTGTAGTGAGACTATCCTTTAACACAGAGTGGTGTACAAGAAAGCAATAAGGctttgtgtatgtgtgtataaGTGACATGTGCCCTAGCTCAATGTATTCGCGCATAAAATCGCAGTACATTTTTTTGTGCTCCGGGAGACGCTCGAGTTTGCGTTCTAAAGATAAGAACCTACTCCTAGCTATATCGTAGGTATCGCCGAGCGCATCAGCAGATTCCTTTAAGGGTAAACGTACCAAAAAACGACCATCTTTATCGCGTTGCGTAGTCGAAGCGAACAGCTGTTCACAGGCGCGTTCGTCGTCAGTCAGTCCGTCTCCCATCTTAGGAACCTCCTCGAGctcccaaaactgttttaattgtGCGTCTAAAGTTTGCGTGAAATGAcaagtagttttatttaatttaatgcgtTTATTATTAATCGGACCCACGACGATCCAACCAAGTTTAGTATCTTGTAAATAAGGCCCTTCTGCGAGAGGAATACGATCCTTATTTAACAAGCCCCAGAAATAATCACCGCCTAACAATATATCAATATCTGACGATTTGAAATAATTAGGGTCCGCGAGTTGAATATTATCTGGAATGCGAATGGAATGCGCGCTTATTGCTGCTGTCGGCAGCGGTTCCGTTAAGACAGGGAGTACCATGCAATTGATGCGTGCATGGTAGTCACCTGTAATAGACTGTAGGTTAAGTTGACACGAGTGTGTGGTTTGCgtgattaatttacttaacccTGAAATATTGTAAGTGGACTGTACTAAAGGCgtttttaatttatctataAAAGATTGTGCGACATAACTGTGTTCTGAGCCATTATCAAGAAAAACTCTAGCCCTATGTAATTTATTGTTACTATCGGCAACTGCTGCTATTGCAGTACATAATAATACCGGTTTTAACGGCGGTGAGAGTGTGTGCGAATTAAGTGTAAGAGTGTGATGAGTCGAGGTGGCGGGGACAGCGCTTGTCGGTGGCTTGTTGTTTACATTGCCAGCCGAAGCTGATGCACCGTCACTGTCACTACTCAAGCTATGTATCAAGCTATTATGTTTTTTCTGGCAGATCCTACACGGACCAAAAAAGCAGTTGTCAACTGTATGACCAGCGCGAAGACAATTGTGACATAGTTTCTTATCTTCAATCAATTTAACTTTGTCGGGAACAGTTAAATCAAGGAAACTATTACACGAATAAAGCGGATGATTAGCGCTGCACATTTGACAAATGCGAGGCGAAGTGCGTTTGGAACTGGATTTGTTTATGTGTGACTGTGAAACTGTGGAGCTAGAAGCATAGCTATGCGTTGCGTTTAAATTGTGTGATTGTGACTGATTTGATGGCTTTTTAGTGTCATGCGAATTTGAGTGCGTATTTTTGGAATGATTAGCCGAAATAGATTCCAACATATCTGCAcgattttgtaaaaaagtaatCAAGTCAGTTAGCTTAATGTGAGAGGTAGAATCTTGCCGATTAAAGTTGATTGAGCCCTTGTGCTCCTCCCACTCGCGTTCCGTAGATGCGTCTAGTTTCGtgacaattaaataaatgactaacGTGTCCCAGGAGTCTGTAGGTTCTCCTAGGGTCTTTAGGGCACGAAGGGAACGTAGCACAGAGTCAATCAGCTTTCTAATCTGTGTAGCAGATTCTTTATTTAATGATTGcgtgttaaaaagtgactttACGTAATTGTGTGTTAGTAACCTATGATTATTGAAACGGTTTTCGAGAAGCTCCCACGCGGTCGTATAGTTCTCTGCTGAAAATTCCAAGGACTTTATTACTTGCAAAGCGGTGCCGGTTAAGGCTGCGCGCAGGTAATGGAACTTTTGTATGGCACCCAGGTCCTTAGAATCGTGTATCAGAGAAGTATACGTGTCCCTAAACCCTAACCAATGCTCGTACGAACCGTCGAAGGTGGGGAGTGATATTGTAGGTAATTTAACTTTGTAACCCACGGAATCTGTGCTGGCAGGGGCAGCGGCGCTGCCGTTAGCAACAGCGAGACTGTTGCCAACGTCAGCTAATTCGGACGCTGCGGCCACTGTTTGATAATATTGCCCCTCGAACTCTTCGCGGTAATCTAAATGCTTAGGAAGGTCACTCGGATCTGCTAACTCCTCGATTCTAGTTTGAACGACATCGAAATCTTGATAATAGCTCGCGGCATTATTTATGCGTAATTGTAACTCAACTTTTTGGATATTCGTTAAATTAGCCTGATTAAGCGTAGCGACATATTTAGCGAACAACGTGCGTTTACCCTTGAGTGTGCCACGTCTTTGTGTCAAGGTACGCGAATCGTTCATATCGAGAGTTAAAGTACTTGGAGTCACTGATGTTTTAGGAGTAGTCATGGTGTGTGTGAGAGAATGTAAAGCACTTACAGTTTAATCCCGAAACTCGTTGTTGACTCGTAATGGCGGCCGTGTGCACCACGCGGCACGTGCTCGACACTGGAAGGTTACAAAATAGACACGGTTTTAGCACAATGACGATTGAAGGGAGAAGGTGAAGAATGGATGGCCTGACCGTTTCTTGCTGATCCTGGCGCTGGTTGATAGCTTCCGGCTCGGAGGTCCAATGTTTGGGAGGTTAGCGAATCTGAATTACTTTCAGGAGCAGCAGACGGGTCTCTTCAATgacttgtttatattttaattttacaaattgtttttatttttaaattatattgaatgaaattaacaaaaatgaGAACGTTGGCGATTCCAtataaaatagcaaaaaaatcgCGAGAGCGGCTTGTGTGCCGTGTCGTATGAGGTCGTAAAGTGATGGCTATCGCCGCGCCCCCGCGCGGCCGTGCTTGGAACTCCGCCTCTTCTTGTGATGCCCGCTAGATGGCGTTAGACTCGCgaacataaatattatacgacattattacacaaattgactaagtcccacagtaagctcaataaggcttgtgttgagggttagacaacgatatatataatatataaatatttataaatacttaaatatatagaaaacagccatgactcaggaacaaatatccatgctcatcacacgaataaatgcccttaccaggatttgaacccggcaccatcagcttcgtagacagggtcactacccaggccaaaacggtcgtcaaatatctaaataaaaaatcttcttcaATTTATGATACCACACtagatttaaattatttacatgcGACGAAAcctcttaaaactaaaatttaaattctTTACTTATTGCGCACACAACCTACATACGGCCCGATGCAaaaaatgaaatacgataacgataagttctagtttagaCAAGTTCTCAagtagatatcgtttgtatgtcgtataattgacagtagcagctcgattcggacaaccaatgtcactttgacgttagaaatatcgtaaatagatcttattgggatcacagcggaatcgaaataaacgtcaattttgacatgtcgtttagttatcgatctttccaagatcttaaacgtgtcttaatcatttttcgatTCGGACTAATACTTAAAAGATATCACAGCAGTCACGTAACTAAATTGATTAAAACCAATCACCTATCAAAACGAGAACATTACATACCAAACTATATGAAAACTAAACCTTTAAAAACACATCGGTTTAACCGCCCGCCTGCCCAGCTAATCCGGTTTAGAGCGGTATGATCCGGTTCGCGCAAACGGTTACCCGGATGGGTGCTTTGTGGCCTTTGGGTTTAAAAGGAATAGTGGGAGTGGATTTCTCACATGTATAAGATTTGCAATAACGAGTATTATTGGAATTATGGGTCTGTGGAAATTAAGAGGAAAAGGGAAAAACGCTTCAccttacaaacgtagtccccattttcccctctggatattgacattatggaactATAGCTGATGaatgactgcagaaaatttggaaaaaatactgattactttctttaataaatctatactttaacaaacttttgtatttatggactaggaattaaaatttaagtcaagtaagaaattaattaaatgattacatatttgattaattttggagtcatgtccacattattgcgagcaatgacgcaaatttgtccgatctctggtaataatgtaataaatatttaattataagatttctgcgcccttgcagggtccatATTATGTAATGACGTTATATGTTCGCATTATGTCTTTGTTATTTCATGAGTACCTATTTCGATAACCGAAGAAAATTATTTGAGTTGTTGAAGACTAAGTATGGCTCTCTACATGAAGAAGTATTCAGAAAAACTACAGCGAGAATCGCCTCGTAAAACCGCGGGGAGCACATATCAAATTCTGTCAGGTCGCGGAACGTTCGCATTGTTGGCCGAGACGGGTGCATTTATATCcggataaaaaaaacaacgggttccACTCccggagtgccggcagaagtgaaaacttgtaTATTAactttgtgcatttttgatattttggaatggttaggtaataattttgcacgaattgctttaattatcagtataaaagtactatcatttatgtggtaaaatacagtattcatttattgctgtctactggcttcaatgacattcagggccggatttaggggagggcaaccggggctactgccccgggcctccacaaaagaggggcccccacaatagagaattcggaaaaattactattttatttggaaaaaatttggggctaGGGTGCCTCCACTCCTtcattgcccgaggcctccagacctctaaatccggcattgctgacattgtaacagtttttcgatcaggtcacgtgtccgtcttacctattttcaatctgacgaatctgtcgttcacgtgacctgtcgcgagtttaacatttttttcccatcacaaaaagtgcacagcgccgccaAATAGGTTATCACTTCAAAAAAAAGATTTAGATTTTATCACACAAAAGAAATATAAGTTATGATAGATTCCTAAAATGATCGGCAAAGTACTCATAGGTCTACGgcgtatttattatgattttctcAGTATGTAACAAAACTGCTTCGTAGAcctttacatacatatatagggTTCGTAATAGCGTAACGAAAATTaactaatattaattataatatgctCTAGGGgtacggacgtggaccgacggggacaccatggattattttatcaaaaagtgcaggtcgtttttcaagacatgcgtcgcttaatgaaataatccgtcggtctcttgccatcatcaatgtgcctgctcttcttgagccgactgccatcatcagggatgatggcatgaggcctgatggggtatccttggttccttggagctacctgtgtagacacactggcaccgtcccacctccaacggactaatgtaaaagcgggcaaAGTGGCAGAAAGCCCcgcaattttaaaacattatacatataagagcctcggtagagagtaccattttgtaccatttggcgttgaaactacGAGATCCCAGTGCGCACAAATTtattgcagaaatcgcgaagcatcTGGTTGAACTTGCGCACGAAACATATCGTAACGTAACGTTTGATTCTACTTCCCACAAATTGTCATACCCCGGGTGTATATGAATATCGATTCTTAAGAATGAACTCCAAAAATCTGTTTCAGATGTCGATATTTTTTACTACCGGACAGCCAACATTTTTGTTGGGATTTGTACTTGAGTGAAAGTTATTCAGTACATTTAATTAGTtacccccttatttataaacgtctactaaggttgacaagccgctaataatcctttgtccctttccatcataccaatacgtcggaaaaaGCAAAAGAATGAAAGGCACTCGTATTTTTCACGTTTGTCATAAATATAAATCttaagacaaaacaaaacaaacaatggAAACAAACCGCACCCTTGCCGAAAATAAAAAGGGGCATCGTAGTTTTTGTGTAAAGTTTTACTCTGAGCCATCAGCGGACGTACTAAAGTGGGCTTCCCTGTATTTTCATGACTGGGAGAAGATAGGTTAGGTTGCCTTAAGGTACTGTTCAGATTCTGAGTACACCAAGATTACTGCAGCAATATTGCAGCGtgctgcaaatgtcaaaatccgGGCAGCATTATCGAttcttttatttacttaaactttattgctcaaaagaaaacttatctgtatcggttttctgtaaggtggatgtacttccccagttgggctctgctctagatctggaatgacatctgctatgctgtgccctaacacaaggcgagatgacattcacattgcccatacctctcttttggacgtagtttaaggacatacgcGGGTCCAAGTCTAAGTGCGGctaccttgaatatatcgaaaactacttactaatattactagtattccaCAACACTTAGACTCTAAgagtgttgtagaatactagtaatattagtagtatataagcagttttcgatatattcaaggtaggcgcacttagacggcatggcgcacttcTCCTACCTCATCTTACctttgttttttctcaaccattttaaaaatgcacctcTTCGAAGTTTTACAGTTCCAAACAGGACTGCACTTGGTTAGTGTGAAGAGAGCAAAGCATGCGGACACTACGTTCTTAACGGATGGGAAGCCAACCAAGCTGAAAGCAGGGATATTATCATTTGTCattgtcaaaattgatgttttctcccacatttttgatatttccgGCACCGACCCAAGAAGATAgcctctctttttttttatactacgtcggtggcaaagaagcatacggcccgcctgatggtaagcagtctccgtagcctatgtacgcctgcaactccagaggagttacatgcgcgttgccgaccctaaaccccccccctcgttgagctctggcaaccttactcaccggcaggaacacaacactatgagtagggtcattGCTGGGACGAGTATGAGGCAGCAATAACAGCATCCTGAGGATGGTAGCTGGACGCCTCGACTGCCCTATATTacagtacaaaataattaagtaggtatttatttaaatgtctaCTCACTTTTAATGTTATAGTAAATAAGTAGGAATGTTACAATTAGACTAACACTTAGTTTATAGGTTTCCTAGCTTAAGTAATATtaac
This genomic stretch from Cydia pomonella isolate Wapato2018A chromosome 24, ilCydPomo1, whole genome shotgun sequence harbors:
- the LOC133530893 gene encoding uncharacterized protein LOC133530893 → MTTPKTSVTPSTLTLDMNDSRTLTQRRGTLKGKRTLFAKYVATLNQANLTNIQKVELQLRINNAASYYQDFDVVQTRIEELADPSDLPKHLDYREEFEGQYYQTVAAASELADVGNSLAVANGSAAAPASTDSVGYKVKLPTISLPTFDGSYEHWLGFRDTYTSLIHDSKDLGAIQKFHYLRAALTGTALQVIKSLEFSAENYTTAWELLENRFNNHRLLTHNYVKSLFNTQSLNKESATQIRKLIDSVLRSLRALKTLGEPTDSWDTLVIYLIVTKLDASTEREWEEHKGSINFNRQDSTSHIKLTDLITFLQNRADMLESISANHSKNTHSNSHDTKKPSNQSQSHNLNATHSYASSSTVSQSHINKSSSKRTSPRICQMCSANHPLYSCNSFLDLTVPDKVKLIEDKKLCHNCLRAGHTVDNCFFGPCRICQKKHNSLIHSLSSDSDGASASAGNVNNKPPTSAVPATSTHHTLTLNSHTLSPPLKPVLLCTAIAAVADSNNKLHRARVFLDNGSEHSYVAQSFIDKLKTPLVQSTYNISGLSKLITQTTHSCQLNLQSITGDYHARINCMVLPVLTEPLPTAAISAHSIRIPDNIQLADPNYFKSSDIDILLGGDYFWGLLNKDRIPLAEGPYLQDTKLGWIVVGPINNKRIKLNKTTCHFTQTLDAQLKQFWELEEVPKMGDGLTDDERACEQLFASTTQRDKDGRFLVRLPLKESADALGDTYDIARSRFLSLERKLERLPEHKKMYCDFMREYIELGHMSLIHTYTKPYCFLVHHSVLKDSLTTRLRVVFNGSMPTSSGKSLNDLQLVGPTIQNDIFSILLRFREHRYVACADVAKMYRQVLIQPDQRNLQLILWRENPSEPLNIYQLNTVTFGTSSGAFLAIRCLNQLAKECADEAVSRTILEDCYVDDLITGNNDKHALIDICEKVTDVLQSGCFPLRKWVFNFDVSQFSSSKITSRELCLGDNCQSKTLGLGWTNNTDEFHYTAKIQQDNNNEPITKRKILSVISQMYDPLGLLSPAIIIAKILLQKLWLCRLDWDSEVPEDVASAWRTYILTHTQHIHSLRIPRYVMNAYAHCTQLHFFCDASQAAYGACAYVRTLSGDNNEVITLHLLCSKSKVAPLKSVSIAKLELLGALLAARLYSKIMKSLKVKFDSVYFWCDSTIVLGWIRMSPHTLKTFVQNRVSEINELTGSAQWLHVSSKNNAADLVSRGLELDALINNSFWFNGPPFLHEPESNWLPSTLSRTSKIIPVDLPEIKTNTISMTGQINTDVFQFDRFSSFNRLRRAGAYVLRFVNNTRIKNKINRKTGPLTVYELNASMQQLARLSQMKSFPVEYDKMINNLPVKHTRGINKLNVFLDTDSLIRVGGRISNATSFTYDKKHPILLCSKHHFTQLLFQSEHIRLLHAPPSLLLATIKDCWWPLGGTNLAKRVVRTCVTCIRMKAKTFAPIMDPNDLSALTPAHFLIGRPLTAPPYKDLTTETGRLPRYKMLEKMRQHFWQRWSKQYISELQTRTKWQTHGQDIVHNSLVLVKEDNLPPLKWRLGRVVALFTGNDGVSRVADVKTASGVIRRAFTKLCPLLMPPESEAAPTPSTSPQPH